In the genome of Spirochaetia bacterium, one region contains:
- a CDS encoding divergent PAP2 family protein, which yields MENNLLHNAPFFSALVACLLAQLLKPLVLMATGEKFDRKMLTTTGGMPSSHTAGVIGLVTSVAMTNGIASSEFAISCVFAAIVIHDAMGIRQAAGKQAEVINEWSKLLSSLTDGTFTPANLKTMLGHSLPQVFFGAVLGLIVGFLLTFFWPFG from the coding sequence ATGGAAAACAATCTGTTGCACAATGCTCCTTTTTTCAGCGCTCTTGTGGCTTGCCTATTGGCCCAGTTGCTCAAGCCGTTGGTATTGATGGCGACAGGTGAAAAATTTGACCGCAAGATGCTTACTACCACCGGTGGTATGCCCAGCAGCCATACTGCAGGAGTCATTGGCTTGGTAACCAGTGTTGCCATGACCAATGGTATTGCTTCAAGTGAGTTTGCCATCAGCTGTGTCTTTGCAGCCATTGTCATCCATGATGCAATGGGTATACGGCAGGCAGCAGGGAAACAGGCAGAAGTCATAAACGAGTGGAGCAAGCTGCTCAGTAGCCTTACAGATGGTACATTTACCCCCGCAAACCTGAAAACCATGCTCGGACATTCCCTCCCTCAGGTATTTTTCGGAGCTGTGCTCGGCCTGATCGTCGGCTTCCTGCTTACCTTCTTCTGGCCGTTCGGATAA
- a CDS encoding MarR family transcriptional regulator, with protein sequence MEQIDKKSIHRLIYLFPKLKRNLNKFLLEDQDKRQGLSKLQTSAVLMLMFHGPSRMSLLQQRLAVPPSTLTSAIDCLEKKKLVRRIHSFEDKRVLMVELTAEGTEIGWKLRKENNEIFKQKITKLSAEEQDDFWQAIETLERLIKKIGE encoded by the coding sequence ATGGAACAGATAGACAAAAAATCAATACACAGGCTTATCTATCTTTTTCCAAAACTAAAACGGAACCTCAACAAGTTTCTTTTGGAAGATCAAGATAAAAGACAAGGATTAAGCAAACTGCAGACATCAGCGGTACTCATGCTGATGTTCCATGGCCCTTCGCGTATGAGTCTCCTGCAACAACGTCTTGCAGTTCCTCCCAGCACGCTGACCAGTGCCATCGATTGTCTGGAAAAGAAAAAACTAGTAAGGAGAATCCACTCATTCGAAGACAAAAGGGTATTGATGGTAGAACTTACAGCAGAGGGTACTGAAATCGGATGGAAACTCAGGAAAGAAAACAACGAAATCTTCAAACAGAAAATAACTAAGTTAAGCGCCGAGGAACAGGATGATTTCTGGCAAGCAATAGAGACGCTTGAGCGTCTTATCAAGAAAATCGGAGAATGA
- a CDS encoding MATE family efflux transporter: MEQDKSSFLGTEDVKSLLWRLSLPAFIGMGSNALYNLVDTIFVGRGMGATGIAALSIAFPMQMLIGAFSLTFGVGGASLMSIRLGQGNEKAAKQIAGNSFVFGEIIAVLLLLCTYLFMDPILRILGASQQIAPYTQSYLSIIMIGGIPLTFSMITNNQLRAQGDAKDAMSTMLLGTFINIALDPIFIFGLKMGIRGAALATIISQFSSAALAVYFLVSAKKSLKLDKTSFIVKWENLTQTVSLGMATFIRQIGMSLVALVVNLSLARYGGDMSIAAYGMINRLTAFFTMPLMGIAQGLQPLAGYNFGAGKYDRMKKGVQYSIVATGTLALITMFLCIPFPTLMLRLFTNNSQLLALGGSASRIIFAAYLFVALQTIGSTYFQAIGKGGKAMLLSMSRQILTFIPLILLLPRFLQLEGIWLSFPLSDFLSGLLSIILMSVDMKKLGKQRNIPPSGIVGKVMEKE; this comes from the coding sequence ATGGAACAAGACAAATCATCATTCCTTGGAACGGAAGATGTAAAATCACTACTTTGGCGACTTTCGCTTCCGGCATTCATCGGCATGGGCAGCAATGCATTGTACAACCTGGTCGATACCATTTTTGTAGGAAGGGGAATGGGAGCGACAGGTATCGCAGCCTTGAGCATTGCGTTTCCGATGCAGATGCTCATCGGGGCCTTTTCCCTTACTTTCGGAGTAGGCGGTGCCTCATTGATGTCCATCAGATTAGGACAAGGCAATGAAAAGGCAGCAAAACAGATTGCAGGCAATTCCTTCGTATTCGGAGAGATAATTGCCGTACTTCTTCTCTTGTGCACATATCTGTTCATGGATCCGATACTGAGGATACTGGGAGCATCCCAACAGATTGCGCCTTACACACAAAGCTACCTTTCGATCATCATGATCGGAGGTATACCTCTCACCTTCTCCATGATTACCAACAATCAGCTTCGGGCACAGGGTGACGCAAAGGACGCTATGAGTACCATGCTTCTGGGTACATTCATAAACATAGCACTTGATCCCATTTTTATATTCGGGCTGAAAATGGGTATCAGAGGAGCAGCTCTGGCAACTATCATCAGTCAGTTTTCCAGTGCAGCGCTTGCAGTATATTTCCTTGTATCGGCAAAGAAATCATTGAAACTTGACAAGACATCGTTCATTGTAAAATGGGAAAACCTGACACAAACCGTCTCACTCGGCATGGCAACTTTCATCAGACAAATCGGCATGAGTCTTGTTGCTCTGGTAGTCAATCTTTCCCTTGCCAGATATGGAGGAGACATGTCCATAGCGGCCTATGGTATGATCAACCGGTTGACAGCATTCTTTACGATGCCTCTTATGGGCATAGCACAAGGACTGCAACCTCTCGCCGGCTATAATTTCGGAGCAGGCAAGTACGACAGGATGAAAAAGGGAGTACAGTACAGCATTGTTGCAACAGGTACGCTGGCGCTCATTACCATGTTCCTGTGCATACCCTTCCCCACACTGATGCTTCGCCTTTTTACAAACAACAGCCAATTGCTGGCATTGGGAGGTTCAGCATCACGGATTATCTTTGCAGCCTACCTTTTCGTTGCATTGCAGACAATCGGTTCAACTTACTTCCAGGCCATAGGGAAAGGAGGCAAGGCAATGTTGCTCAGTATGTCCAGGCAAATCCTGACGTTCATTCCTTTGATCCTTTTGCTTCCCAGGTTCCTGCAACTGGAAGGTATCTGGCTCTCTTTTCCTCTTTCAGACTTCCTCTCAGGCCTTCTCTCCATCATTCTGATGTCAGTAGATATGAAGAAGTTAGGAAAACAAAGGAATATCCCGCCATCTGGCATCGTTGGTAAGGTAATGGAAAAGGAATAA